From the Streptomyces pluripotens genome, one window contains:
- a CDS encoding tetratricopeptide repeat protein, whose amino-acid sequence MSTDGAAAGPRIEARGDRSIAAQHIGNAFTGDVVLPAEVLQAAETVAAAPGTSNLPPSPLCLGRQDELAWLRRALAGQCEGAITQSGTVHGLGGIGKSTLALHYAHCHRGDYTLIWWINAASPDEIESSLAGLTQTLVPGWAATAGRGAQVAWARQWLAWHPGWLLIYDNVEDPDDIGPYTGALHQGHHLATSRRALGWPDTAPTLALGTLRPDDATTLLCRLVFKDATPTARQRAAADALAADLGHLPLAIKQAGAYLAQNRGISLDAYRRRLGSKLDRTAHGLDAERTLARVWNVTLHVLEQADPLAVQVLHTAAWLAPDDIPHTLLTPPGTDPDDIAEALGTLAAYSMITTTDTTLSIHRLVQTVLRAPRTSDTPQRPRHLRGRDSAEQAVLHSLTPPPGQDSPPDSQWDTLTPHLVTLAATAPPGHHNASLTDAYTTTANRLHRQGHTARTIPLYEATLAQYEQVLGETHPSTLASRNNLAHAYQAAGDLGRAIPLYEATLAQYEQVLGETHPSTLASRNNLAGAYESAGDLGRAIPLYEATLAQRKQVLGVIHPSTLLSRNNLAHAYYAVGDLGRAIPLLEVTLALREQVLGDAHPDTLLSRNNLAGAFYAVGDLGRAIPLYEATLAQCEQVLGDAHPDTLLSRNNLAGAFYAVGDLGRAIPLYEATLAQCEQVLGDAHPDTLASRNNLAHAYYAVGDLGRAIPLLEVTLALREQVLGDAHPDTLASRNNLAAALQPQQSTTTDNRPEGPNGSLFGSG is encoded by the coding sequence GTGAGCACGGACGGGGCCGCGGCCGGGCCGCGGATCGAGGCGAGGGGGGATCGCTCGATCGCCGCCCAGCACATCGGCAACGCCTTCACGGGTGATGTTGTGCTGCCGGCTGAGGTGTTGCAGGCGGCGGAGACCGTCGCTGCGGCGCCGGGTACGTCGAACCTGCCGCCGTCGCCCCTGTGCCTGGGGCGTCAGGACGAACTGGCTTGGCTGCGGCGCGCCCTGGCCGGTCAGTGTGAGGGGGCGATCACGCAGAGCGGGACCGTGCACGGGCTGGGTGGGATCGGCAAGAGCACGCTCGCCCTGCACTACGCCCACTGTCACCGTGGCGACTACACGCTGATCTGGTGGATCAACGCCGCTTCTCCCGACGAGATCGAGTCATCCCTGGCCGGCCTGACCCAGACTCTGGTTCCCGGCTGGGCCGCAACGGCCGGGCGCGGAGCGCAGGTGGCGTGGGCGCGGCAGTGGCTGGCCTGGCATCCGGGCTGGCTGCTCATCTACGACAACGTCGAGGACCCCGACGACATCGGCCCCTATACCGGGGCACTGCACCAGGGGCACCACCTGGCCACCAGCCGCCGCGCCCTCGGCTGGCCCGACACCGCCCCCACCCTGGCCCTGGGCACCCTCCGCCCGGACGACGCCACCACCCTGTTGTGCCGTCTCGTCTTCAAGGACGCCACCCCCACTGCGCGTCAGCGGGCCGCTGCCGATGCGCTGGCCGCTGACCTGGGACACCTTCCGCTGGCGATCAAGCAGGCCGGCGCCTACCTCGCCCAGAACCGTGGCATCAGCCTCGACGCCTATCGCCGGCGTCTGGGCAGCAAACTCGACAGGACCGCCCACGGCCTGGACGCCGAACGCACCCTCGCCCGCGTCTGGAACGTCACCCTCCACGTCCTGGAGCAAGCCGATCCGCTGGCCGTCCAGGTGCTGCACACCGCCGCCTGGCTCGCCCCCGACGACATCCCCCACACCCTGCTCACCCCGCCCGGCACCGACCCGGACGACATCGCGGAAGCCCTCGGCACCCTGGCCGCCTACAGCATGATCACCACCACCGACACCACCCTCAGCATCCACCGCCTGGTCCAAACCGTCCTCCGCGCGCCCCGAACCAGCGACACCCCGCAGCGACCCCGGCACCTCCGAGGACGCGACAGCGCCGAACAAGCAGTCCTCCACAGCCTCACCCCGCCCCCAGGCCAGGACAGTCCCCCTGACAGCCAGTGGGACACCCTCACCCCGCACCTCGTCACCCTCGCCGCCACAGCTCCACCCGGACACCACAACGCCTCCCTCACCGACGCGTACACCACCACTGCCAACCGCCTCCACCGCCAAGGCCACACCGCCCGCACCATCCCTCTGTACGAGGCCACCCTCGCCCAGTACGAGCAGGTCCTGGGCGAGACCCACCCCTCCACCCTGGCCAGCCGCAACAACCTCGCCCACGCCTACCAAGCAGCGGGGGACCTGGGGCGGGCCATCCCTCTGTACGAGGCCACCCTCGCCCAGTACGAGCAGGTCCTGGGCGAGACCCACCCCTCCACCCTGGCCAGCCGCAACAACCTCGCCGGCGCCTACGAATCGGCGGGGGACCTGGGGCGGGCCATCCCTCTGTACGAGGCCACCCTCGCCCAGCGTAAGCAGGTCCTGGGCGTCATCCACCCGAGCACCTTGTTGAGCCGCAACAACCTCGCCCACGCTTACTACGCGGTGGGGGACCTGGGGCGGGCCATCCCCCTGCTGGAGGTCACCCTCGCCCTTCGTGAGCAGGTCTTGGGCGATGCCCACCCCGATACCTTGTTGAGCCGCAACAATCTCGCCGGTGCCTTCTACGCGGTGGGGGACCTGGGGCGGGCTATCCCTCTGTACGAGGCCACTCTCGCCCAGTGCGAGCAGGTCTTGGGCGATGCCCACCCCGATACCTTGTTGAGCCGCAACAATCTCGCCGGTGCCTTCTACGCGGTGGGGGACCTGGGGCGGGCTATCCCTCTGTACGAGGCCACTCTCGCCCAGTGCGAGCAGGTCTTGGGCGATGCCCACCCCGACACCCTGGCCAGCCGCAACAACCTCGCCCACGCTTACTACGCGGTGGGGGACCTGGGGCGGGCCATCCCCCTGCTGGAGGTCACCCTCGCCCTTCGTGAGCAGGTCCTGGGCGATGCCCACCCCGACACCCTGGCCAGCCGCAACAACCTTGCTGCCGCCCTGCAACCGCAGCAGTCGACTACGACCGACAACCGCCCTGAGGGGCCGAATGGCAGCCTCTTCGGCTCTGGTTGA
- a CDS encoding DUF3303 family protein, translating to MRVLLTVQMDTDKANKAIKDQKLAAILQSVVEPLNAEAVYFGTKDGMRTGFIVFELQEMTRIPTIAEPLFQELGAKIEFTPVMNFDDVHAGLQAYTSG from the coding sequence ATGAGGGTACTGCTGACTGTTCAGATGGACACCGACAAGGCGAACAAGGCGATCAAGGACCAGAAGCTGGCCGCGATCCTGCAATCGGTCGTGGAACCGCTGAACGCGGAGGCGGTGTACTTCGGGACCAAGGACGGGATGCGCACGGGGTTCATCGTCTTCGAGCTTCAGGAGATGACCCGGATCCCGACCATCGCGGAGCCGCTCTTCCAGGAGCTTGGCGCCAAGATCGAGTTCACCCCGGTGATGAACTTCGACGATGTCCACGCCGGTCTACAGGCATACACCTCCGGCTGA
- a CDS encoding ATP-binding SpoIIE family protein phosphatase, which produces MPFPFTVASTPLVAAQHLYGVLTVIWVPPLGPKEISSREREYITSRAKELVGELEDLDDEQLQSTPAGAPAFFLLPDMVTDSASHSVSTPGGDRPVDGATTAGYSGTAFLYQIYKLAFALTATMRLNDIVDIVAARIMKPFGAQRMAICAVDNDRPRILGYSGYPQGVNHFDTRDPWSPDSGTVRFFTLGDPEFLETAEEVAQAGLGPLTDGRGACALLPLTSAGHREGTLVLSFSAPHRFLSEERAALVAMAGLLGQALGRTRQFEAEHALVRGLQQELLPHTLPHMRELDTVARYVPAAAGIEVGGDWYDVLTLADGNVGLVIGDVEGHSPAAATTMGQIRSVVRAYAAEGHRPADLLGRTNRLLTELGTAHFATCCCLWLDLRVGTAELACAGHPLPLLSTPGGGIAAPDVTVGLPLGVATEEVYRQTEIPLPAGSVLALYTDGLVQSRTVDPGTGTRMLCDALSQAHGQRLEDLADRLMDVAGEAEEHEDDIALLLVRFHGAPADTLRRVSRMFVQRHDLQGVGQVRRFLEEQLRRWGRDEMCYDVKLMTTELVTNALLHADSDVDVRLLESPNHIRVEVRDSDPRPPVPAPITVSGTGDADTEHGRGLIIVETLASAWGNSPSGRGKSVWFETAAASTTPSR; this is translated from the coding sequence ATGCCATTTCCCTTCACAGTCGCGTCGACGCCATTGGTCGCCGCCCAGCACCTGTACGGTGTCCTGACCGTCATCTGGGTGCCGCCGCTCGGGCCGAAGGAGATCTCGTCCCGGGAAAGGGAATACATCACCAGCCGCGCCAAGGAGCTGGTCGGCGAACTGGAAGACCTGGACGATGAGCAATTGCAGTCGACGCCCGCCGGCGCACCCGCTTTCTTCCTCCTCCCGGACATGGTGACGGACTCCGCCTCGCATTCCGTTTCCACGCCCGGTGGGGACAGGCCCGTCGACGGCGCAACGACGGCAGGATATTCAGGTACCGCCTTCCTCTACCAGATCTACAAGCTCGCATTCGCGCTGACGGCAACCATGCGCCTCAACGACATCGTGGACATCGTTGCCGCACGCATCATGAAACCGTTCGGAGCCCAGAGAATGGCCATCTGCGCCGTCGACAACGACCGGCCGCGGATCCTCGGCTACTCCGGCTACCCGCAAGGCGTCAACCATTTCGACACGAGAGATCCGTGGAGCCCGGACAGTGGCACCGTACGATTTTTCACCCTGGGCGATCCGGAATTCCTCGAAACCGCGGAGGAGGTGGCGCAAGCAGGACTCGGACCACTGACCGACGGCAGGGGAGCCTGCGCGTTGCTGCCGTTGACGAGTGCCGGCCATCGGGAAGGCACCCTGGTCCTGTCGTTCAGCGCCCCACACCGCTTCCTTTCCGAGGAGCGGGCCGCGCTGGTCGCCATGGCCGGCCTGCTCGGCCAGGCCCTCGGGCGAACGCGGCAGTTCGAAGCTGAACACGCCCTGGTCCGCGGGCTCCAGCAAGAGCTACTCCCGCACACACTGCCCCACATGAGAGAACTGGACACGGTCGCTCGCTATGTGCCTGCAGCAGCGGGCATCGAGGTGGGAGGGGACTGGTACGACGTGCTGACCCTCGCCGACGGCAACGTCGGACTGGTGATCGGTGACGTGGAGGGCCACAGTCCCGCCGCCGCGACGACCATGGGCCAGATCCGGAGCGTGGTACGGGCTTACGCCGCGGAGGGGCACCGGCCTGCCGACCTGCTGGGACGGACCAACCGGCTGCTCACCGAGCTGGGTACGGCCCACTTCGCCACCTGCTGCTGCTTGTGGCTCGACCTGCGAGTCGGTACCGCCGAACTGGCGTGCGCCGGACACCCCCTACCGCTGCTGAGCACTCCGGGTGGTGGGATCGCGGCACCGGACGTCACCGTGGGCCTCCCCCTGGGCGTCGCAACGGAGGAGGTCTACCGGCAGACGGAGATTCCGCTCCCGGCAGGGTCGGTCCTGGCCCTGTACACGGATGGGCTCGTGCAATCCCGGACCGTGGATCCGGGCACAGGGACACGGATGCTCTGCGATGCGCTGTCCCAGGCCCACGGCCAGCGCCTTGAGGACCTGGCCGACCGGCTGATGGACGTCGCGGGTGAAGCCGAGGAGCACGAAGACGACATCGCCCTGCTTCTCGTCCGCTTCCACGGTGCACCCGCCGACACGCTCCGCCGCGTCAGCCGCATGTTCGTCCAGCGACACGACCTGCAGGGTGTCGGCCAAGTGCGCCGTTTCCTAGAGGAACAGTTGCGCCGCTGGGGCCGGGACGAGATGTGCTACGACGTCAAGCTCATGACGACCGAACTCGTCACCAACGCCCTCCTCCACGCCGACAGCGACGTGGACGTGAGGCTGTTGGAGTCCCCGAACCACATCAGGGTGGAGGTGCGGGACTCCGACCCGCGGCCACCCGTGCCCGCTCCCATCACTGTCTCCGGCACGGGCGATGCCGACACCGAGCACGGCCGAGGCCTGATCATCGTGGAGACCCTGGCCTCCGCATGGGGCAACTCACCCAGCGGACGGGGAAAGTCCGTGTGGTTCGAAACGGCTGCCGCGAGCACCACGCCGTCGCGCTGA
- a CDS encoding DUF4396 domain-containing protein → MRGKAYMFVADGVSGSTADALMYFWFFLVALSTAYVAYDAFTKNPELTVMKWGWVLVTAYIGPIGAALYVLSCKEPRPGTHERFVTPLWKQAFGSTIHCVAGDATGIVIAAVAASLIGLPPWGDSLVEYLVGFGFGLLIFQALFMRDMLGGSYLRAVRSTVLAEWLSMNCVMGAMVAVLVIIRSHVPRTADVADVSFWATFSLAVLAGLAFSYPVNVWLVANHLKHGMGTVRVLGKGGDAVHGVMATNASAGSGPTASRTGAATEQKAAMSTTASAGSPMAMPQTEVTAEQKAAMATLTVVFLAAGVLLAAIFGQLG, encoded by the coding sequence GTGAGGGGCAAGGCATACATGTTCGTGGCCGACGGTGTCAGCGGTTCCACGGCTGACGCGCTGATGTATTTCTGGTTCTTCCTGGTCGCCCTGTCCACCGCCTATGTCGCGTACGACGCGTTCACCAAGAATCCCGAACTCACCGTGATGAAGTGGGGCTGGGTGCTGGTGACCGCCTACATCGGCCCCATCGGCGCCGCGCTCTACGTGCTCTCGTGCAAGGAACCCAGGCCGGGCACCCACGAACGGTTTGTGACACCACTGTGGAAACAGGCTTTCGGGTCCACCATCCACTGTGTGGCCGGTGATGCCACCGGCATCGTGATCGCGGCAGTGGCCGCCTCGCTGATCGGTCTTCCGCCCTGGGGTGACAGCCTGGTCGAGTACCTCGTGGGTTTCGGTTTCGGGCTGCTCATCTTCCAGGCGTTGTTCATGCGTGACATGCTCGGCGGCAGCTATCTCCGGGCCGTGCGTTCCACCGTGCTCGCAGAGTGGCTGTCGATGAACTGCGTGATGGGCGCCATGGTGGCTGTGCTCGTGATCATCCGGAGCCATGTGCCGCGCACCGCCGACGTCGCCGATGTCAGCTTCTGGGCCACCTTCTCCCTCGCCGTCCTGGCCGGCCTCGCCTTCAGCTATCCCGTCAACGTCTGGCTGGTGGCCAACCACTTGAAGCACGGGATGGGGACGGTGCGGGTGCTGGGAAAGGGCGGCGACGCGGTCCACGGGGTCATGGCCACGAACGCCTCCGCCGGCAGCGGACCGACCGCGTCGCGGACCGGGGCGGCCACAGAGCAGAAGGCCGCCATGTCCACGACCGCCTCCGCCGGCAGCCCCATGGCCATGCCGCAGACCGAGGTGACCGCGGAGCAGAAGGCCGCCATGGCGACACTGACCGTCGTCTTCCTCGCTGCCGGAGTGCTCCTGGCCGCGATCTTCGGACAGCTCGGCTGA
- a CDS encoding DUF2797 domain-containing protein, translating into MAQVWTCSGLRWSPDGPVLVWAGGRCSALPRGKRIAFAVPEGSGRRCVGARGHACPVGAAVSGRSPGARCGECARLDRAHSVAADALAGDPRPYRVYLAWFGPGMVKVGITAVERADARLLEQGAVCFSRLGTGPLMAARRTEELLRAALQVPDRIPYAEKRAVRSVLPKTAAERAVEVRELHARAVALKGWPESLRPEPCQVTDLMGVFGLDEAPRPSGEVVELVPGGAVSGELAAVAGPDLHLAVHGRGGVVLDTRLMTGWELVPSAVEAGLRAVPVREFRRIPDGLF; encoded by the coding sequence ATGGCACAGGTGTGGACGTGTTCGGGACTGCGCTGGTCGCCTGACGGACCCGTGCTGGTGTGGGCCGGTGGGCGGTGCAGTGCGCTGCCCCGGGGCAAGAGGATCGCCTTCGCGGTGCCGGAGGGGAGTGGGCGCAGGTGCGTGGGGGCACGGGGACACGCCTGCCCGGTGGGGGCCGCAGTATCGGGGCGGAGCCCGGGGGCTCGGTGCGGGGAGTGTGCCCGGCTGGACCGGGCACACTCCGTGGCCGCGGACGCACTGGCCGGTGATCCACGGCCGTACCGGGTGTATCTGGCGTGGTTCGGGCCCGGCATGGTCAAGGTCGGGATCACCGCGGTCGAGCGGGCCGACGCCCGGTTGCTGGAACAGGGGGCCGTGTGTTTCAGCCGGCTCGGTACCGGGCCGCTGATGGCCGCCCGGCGTACCGAGGAGTTGCTGCGGGCCGCCCTCCAGGTGCCGGACCGGATTCCGTACGCCGAGAAGCGGGCGGTGCGGTCGGTACTGCCCAAGACGGCGGCGGAGCGTGCCGTCGAGGTGCGGGAGCTGCACGCACGGGCCGTCGCGCTCAAGGGGTGGCCGGAGTCCCTGCGGCCGGAACCGTGCCAAGTCACTGATCTCATGGGGGTGTTCGGTCTCGACGAAGCTCCCCGGCCCTCCGGAGAGGTCGTGGAGCTGGTCCCGGGTGGCGCGGTGAGCGGTGAGCTGGCAGCGGTCGCCGGGCCCGACCTGCACCTGGCGGTGCACGGACGAGGGGGCGTCGTCCTGGACACCCGGCTGATGACCGGCTGGGAACTGGTGCCGTCGGCCGTGGAAGCAGGACTACGTGCCGTCCCCGTACGGGAGTTCAGGAGGATCCCGGACGGGTTGTTCTGA
- a CDS encoding response regulator transcription factor: MTTTSPQGRTELLRPDGSPVRVLVVDDELSITELLSMALRYEGWQIRSAGDGQGAVQTAREFRPDAVVLDMMLPDMDGLTVLGRLRRDLPDVPVLFLTAKDAVEDRIAGLTAGGDDYVTKPFSLEEVVARLRGLIRRSGAADRRSDSVLVVGDLALDEDSHEVSRAGESIHLTATEFELLRFLMRNPRRVLSKAQILDRVWSYDFGGQANVVELYISYLRRKIDAGRQPMIHTRRGAGYLIKPAVS; encoded by the coding sequence ATGACCACGACCTCGCCCCAGGGGCGCACCGAACTGCTGAGGCCGGACGGGAGCCCCGTCCGAGTGCTTGTGGTGGACGACGAGCTGTCGATCACCGAACTGCTGAGCATGGCTCTCCGCTACGAGGGCTGGCAGATCAGAAGCGCGGGAGACGGACAGGGGGCCGTGCAGACGGCCCGGGAGTTCCGTCCCGACGCCGTCGTGCTCGACATGATGCTGCCGGACATGGACGGGCTGACCGTCCTTGGACGGTTGCGTCGCGACCTGCCGGACGTCCCCGTGCTGTTCCTGACCGCCAAGGACGCGGTGGAGGACCGTATCGCCGGGCTCACCGCCGGCGGTGACGACTACGTCACCAAGCCGTTCAGCCTGGAGGAGGTCGTCGCGCGGTTGCGGGGGCTGATCCGGCGGTCCGGGGCCGCCGACCGGCGGTCCGACTCCGTGCTCGTCGTCGGGGACCTGGCCCTCGACGAGGACAGCCACGAGGTGTCCCGGGCGGGTGAGTCCATTCATCTCACCGCCACGGAGTTCGAGCTGCTGCGCTTCCTCATGCGTAACCCGCGCCGGGTGCTCAGCAAGGCACAGATCCTGGACCGGGTGTGGTCGTACGACTTCGGCGGCCAGGCCAACGTGGTTGAGCTGTACATCTCCTATCTGCGGCGGAAGATCGACGCCGGCCGGCAGCCGATGATCCACACCAGGCGTGGGGCCGGTTATCTGATCAAGCCCGCCGTGTCATGA
- a CDS encoding sensor histidine kinase — translation MSGRRRTRAQKRRAGQPRTLRARLVVASVLLIALVCAVIGTVTTLALRSHLHDQLKGKLDDASTRAAGGRMKNPGGPAPGALADPGAEPQADTTTPVGKLTHFLASAPTQRDTVAAVERNGTIVGAARTVQLNSSDGFYRKMGTTDLTAAQTRALTKVPKDDKPHTVTLPELGSYLVQHKVSRDGRDAYFVGLPTKDVDDNIDTLILVEVCVTAAGLLAASLAGTVIVGVATRPLRRVAATATRVSELPLHTGEVNLSERVPETECDPHTEVGQVGAALNRMLDHVHGALHARQQSETRVRQFVADASHELRTPLASIRGYAELTRRGREQVGPDTRHALGRIESEAGRMTLLVEDLLLLARLDAGRPLQFAQTDLVPLVVDTVSDARAAGMDHNWRLDLPDEPAPVSADAARLQQVLVNLLGNARNHTPPGTTVTARVQRGGPWWCVEVEDNGPGIPPDLLPHVFERFARGDSARSRSTGSTGLGLAIVQAVAAAHGGAVTLDSVPGRTVFTVHLPVLGPAGSRTAPETSRQPDSQAQHSTTTWVEQDA, via the coding sequence ATGAGCGGACGACGGCGGACGCGGGCGCAGAAGCGACGAGCGGGACAGCCGCGCACCCTGCGGGCCCGGCTCGTCGTCGCGTCGGTGCTGCTGATCGCCCTGGTGTGCGCGGTGATCGGCACCGTGACCACGCTCGCGTTGCGGTCGCATCTGCACGATCAGCTGAAGGGGAAGCTCGACGACGCCTCCACGCGAGCGGCCGGCGGCCGTATGAAGAACCCGGGCGGCCCGGCTCCCGGAGCCCTGGCGGACCCCGGCGCCGAGCCCCAGGCCGACACCACCACGCCGGTCGGGAAGCTCACCCACTTCCTCGCCAGCGCCCCCACGCAGCGCGACACGGTGGCCGCAGTGGAGCGGAACGGCACCATCGTCGGCGCCGCCAGGACGGTGCAGCTGAACAGCAGTGACGGCTTCTACCGAAAGATGGGCACAACCGATCTCACCGCTGCGCAGACGCGGGCGCTCACCAAGGTGCCGAAGGACGACAAGCCGCACACCGTGACGCTTCCCGAGCTCGGGAGCTACCTCGTCCAGCACAAGGTGAGTCGCGACGGCAGGGACGCCTACTTCGTGGGCCTGCCCACCAAGGACGTCGACGACAACATCGACACCCTCATCCTCGTCGAGGTCTGTGTCACCGCTGCCGGACTCCTCGCTGCCTCCCTCGCCGGTACCGTCATCGTCGGCGTCGCCACCCGCCCCCTCCGCAGGGTCGCCGCCACCGCCACCCGTGTCTCCGAACTCCCCCTGCACACCGGCGAGGTGAACCTCAGTGAGCGGGTCCCGGAGACGGAGTGCGACCCGCACACCGAGGTCGGTCAGGTCGGCGCCGCGCTCAACCGCATGCTCGACCACGTTCACGGTGCCCTGCACGCCCGCCAACAGAGCGAGACACGCGTACGGCAGTTCGTGGCTGATGCCAGCCATGAGCTGCGCACGCCGCTGGCCTCCATCCGGGGCTACGCGGAGTTGACCAGACGCGGGCGCGAACAGGTCGGTCCCGACACCCGGCACGCCCTCGGGCGGATCGAGTCCGAGGCGGGCCGCATGACGCTGCTCGTGGAGGACCTGCTGCTGCTCGCCCGGCTCGATGCCGGGCGGCCGCTCCAGTTCGCGCAGACCGATCTCGTCCCGCTCGTCGTGGACACCGTGAGCGACGCCCGCGCGGCCGGCATGGACCACAACTGGCGGCTCGACCTGCCCGACGAACCGGCACCTGTGTCGGCGGACGCGGCGCGGCTGCAGCAAGTGCTGGTCAACCTGCTGGGCAACGCCCGCAACCACACGCCACCGGGAACCACCGTCACCGCGCGGGTACAGCGGGGCGGGCCCTGGTGGTGTGTGGAGGTGGAGGACAACGGGCCGGGGATCCCCCCGGACCTGCTTCCGCACGTCTTCGAGCGGTTCGCCCGGGGGGATTCGGCACGTTCCCGGTCCACCGGGTCCACGGGACTCGGCCTCGCCATCGTGCAGGCCGTGGCCGCCGCGCACGGCGGTGCCGTCACCCTGGACAGCGTTCCCGGCCGCACGGTGTTCACCGTGCACCTGCCCGTGCTTGGCCCGGCCGGCTCCCGAACGGCCCCCGAAACCAGCCGGCAACCGGACTCACAGGCACAGCACAGCACCACCACATGGGTGGAACAGGACGCTTGA
- a CDS encoding bifunctional glycosyltransferase family 2/GtrA family protein: MRTDLSPGTLPAREHLPAGDAGTPVLDVVIPVYNEEKDLQPCVRRLHEHLTRTFPYAFRITIADNASTDTTPWVAARLEEEMPEVAHFRLEQKGRGRALRTVWSASEAPVLAYMDVDLSTDLNALLPLVAPLISGHSDLAIGSRLARTSRVVRGPKREFISRTYNLILRGSLHARFSDAQCGFKAIRRDVAQVLLPLVEDTGWFFDTEMLVLAERAGLRIHEVPVDWVDDPDSTVHIVKTATDDLKGVWRVGRALATGSLPLDRLARPFGDDPRDRELLDVPKGLARQLVGFCVVGGLSTLFYLALYSLFRQFSGSQVANALALLVSAVVNTAANRRLTFGVRGRGGAVRHQAQGLVVFGIGLALTSGSLAALDAASDNPGHSTELAVLITANLAATLLRFLLFRAWVFPDRDEPGADPSAAFSRTSSPSSPAYDGTTTAPQTQTEPLPPQPPSYQPRSQPQFPAQPQSRSRTQSRDPYRTAQVRAGQAADGHGRDTTMHLQPMHPNDTDRGDTR, encoded by the coding sequence ATGCGAACCGACCTTTCTCCCGGCACCCTGCCGGCGCGGGAGCACCTCCCGGCCGGAGACGCCGGTACGCCTGTTCTGGACGTAGTGATCCCCGTCTACAACGAGGAGAAGGACCTCCAGCCGTGCGTCCGCAGACTGCACGAGCACCTCACACGCACCTTCCCGTACGCGTTCCGCATCACGATCGCGGACAACGCGTCCACGGACACCACCCCATGGGTGGCGGCGCGGCTGGAGGAGGAGATGCCCGAGGTCGCCCACTTCCGTCTGGAGCAGAAGGGCCGCGGGCGTGCCCTGCGAACCGTGTGGTCCGCGTCCGAGGCGCCGGTCCTCGCCTACATGGACGTCGATCTGTCCACCGACCTCAATGCCTTGCTGCCGCTGGTGGCGCCGCTGATCTCCGGGCATTCCGACCTGGCGATCGGTTCCCGGCTCGCACGCACCTCCAGGGTCGTCCGCGGCCCCAAGCGGGAGTTCATCAGCCGGACGTACAACCTGATCCTGCGCGGCTCGCTCCACGCCCGCTTCTCGGACGCGCAGTGCGGCTTCAAGGCCATCCGACGCGATGTGGCGCAGGTGCTGCTGCCGCTGGTGGAGGACACCGGATGGTTCTTCGACACCGAGATGCTGGTGCTCGCCGAGCGGGCAGGGCTGCGGATCCACGAGGTGCCCGTCGACTGGGTCGACGATCCGGACTCGACGGTGCACATCGTGAAGACGGCTACGGATGACCTCAAGGGTGTGTGGCGGGTGGGCAGGGCCCTGGCCACCGGATCGCTGCCGCTGGACCGGCTGGCCCGGCCCTTCGGCGACGATCCGCGCGACCGCGAACTGCTGGACGTGCCCAAGGGGCTGGCCCGCCAACTGGTCGGGTTCTGCGTGGTCGGCGGCCTGTCGACCCTGTTCTACCTGGCGCTCTACAGCCTCTTCCGGCAGTTCTCCGGCTCCCAGGTCGCCAATGCCCTCGCACTGCTGGTCTCCGCCGTGGTCAACACCGCCGCCAACCGCCGGCTCACGTTCGGGGTGCGTGGCCGGGGCGGTGCCGTACGGCACCAGGCACAGGGCCTGGTCGTCTTTGGTATCGGTCTTGCCCTGACCAGCGGCTCGCTGGCCGCCCTCGACGCGGCCAGCGACAACCCCGGGCACTCCACCGAGCTGGCAGTGCTCATCACCGCCAACCTCGCGGCGACCCTGCTGCGGTTCCTGCTCTTCCGCGCCTGGGTCTTCCCGGACCGGGACGAGCCCGGCGCAGACCCGTCGGCGGCCTTCTCCCGCACGTCGTCCCCGTCCTCGCCGGCCTACGACGGCACGACGACGGCGCCGCAGACGCAGACCGAGCCGCTACCACCGCAGCCGCCGTCGTACCAGCCCCGCTCACAGCCCCAGTTCCCCGCACAGCCTCAGTCCCGTTCACGGACCCAGTCCCGCGACCCGTACCGGACCGCCCAGGTCCGCGCGGGCCAGGCCGCGGACGGTCACGGGAGGGACACCACCATGCACCTGCAGCCGATGCACCCGAACGACACCGACCGGGGGGATACCCGATGA